A section of the Solitalea canadensis DSM 3403 genome encodes:
- a CDS encoding class I SAM-dependent methyltransferase, protein MENNTEVYELFFDRLRASLEKDSFSKLTLAKTIGNTDLLNIYVKPVQLKQGLKLSLTYHYKTQDKVENLDIENAISVLETYINNPFLSAILFTTEADIALKLNKKRIPSIIETKPTFKQSASQMHDEAKVRLVDAKDAKYLFYLGVTDEKGEVIKSMADKYRQINKYIEIIESLVKNAKVSTDNFLAIDMGSGKGYLTFALYDYLVNKLGIKAKVTGIELREDLVTLCNSIAKQCGFDGLTFVSERIENVKIDHIDLLIALHACDTATDDALFKGISAGAQLIVCAPCCHKQIRKQINCSTELSAVLKHGIFEERQAEMITDGLRSLLLESQGYKSKVFEFISNEHTRKNVMIVGTKTKEKNERETIKQQIDQLKAAYGIKEQQLEQLLSANGVL, encoded by the coding sequence ATGGAGAATAATACAGAGGTTTACGAGTTGTTTTTTGACCGTTTGAGAGCAAGTTTAGAAAAAGATTCCTTCTCAAAATTAACCTTAGCCAAAACAATTGGCAATACAGATTTACTCAATATTTATGTAAAACCTGTACAATTAAAGCAGGGACTTAAGCTTTCTCTTACCTATCACTATAAAACTCAGGATAAGGTGGAGAATTTAGATATTGAAAATGCAATTTCTGTTCTTGAAACCTATATAAATAATCCCTTTTTATCTGCGATCTTATTTACTACGGAAGCCGATATTGCTTTGAAACTGAATAAAAAGCGTATTCCTTCAATCATAGAAACGAAACCAACTTTTAAGCAATCGGCAAGTCAAATGCATGATGAAGCTAAAGTTCGTCTGGTTGATGCAAAGGATGCTAAGTATTTGTTTTATTTAGGAGTAACGGATGAAAAAGGAGAAGTGATTAAATCAATGGCGGATAAATACCGTCAGATCAATAAATATATTGAGATCATTGAGAGCCTTGTTAAAAATGCGAAAGTTTCAACAGATAATTTTTTAGCAATCGATATGGGGTCAGGCAAAGGCTATCTGACTTTTGCTCTTTATGATTATTTGGTAAACAAACTGGGTATTAAAGCTAAAGTGACTGGAATTGAATTGCGGGAAGATTTAGTGACACTTTGTAATTCAATCGCTAAACAATGTGGTTTTGATGGGTTAACATTTGTTTCTGAACGCATTGAGAATGTAAAAATAGATCATATTGATTTGTTGATAGCATTGCATGCGTGTGATACAGCAACAGATGATGCATTATTTAAGGGAATCAGTGCCGGTGCTCAACTTATCGTTTGTGCTCCTTGTTGTCACAAACAAATTCGCAAGCAAATTAATTGCTCAACTGAATTAAGTGCTGTATTAAAACATGGTATTTTTGAAGAGCGTCAGGCAGAGATGATTACCGATGGCTTACGTTCATTATTATTGGAGAGTCAGGGTTATAAATCAAAGGTTTTTGAATTTATTTCAAATGAGCACACCCGTAAAAACGTCATGATCGTTGGAACAAAAACGAAAGAAAAGAATGAACGGGAGACAATAAAGCAGCAGATTGATCAGCTTAAAGCCGCGTACGGAATTAAGGAGCAGCAATTAGAGCAACTATTGTCGGCAAATGGGGTTTTATAA
- a CDS encoding DUF6580 family putative transport protein — MENKLINPRFAVVTLIIIAAAITRFLPHPPNFTAIGSLALFGGAMYSDKRLAIVLPLVAMFISDLFIPYGFIPSVYISFVGIVIIGFLMRNNVGIKSVAVATVAASVLFFVVSNFFVWYGTTLYPKSGAGLIECYVAAIPFFWNTLAGTAFFNVVFFGGYYLLERKYPVLATR; from the coding sequence ATGGAAAATAAACTAATTAACCCACGCTTTGCGGTGGTAACTCTTATTATAATTGCAGCAGCAATAACCCGCTTTTTACCTCATCCGCCTAACTTTACAGCAATTGGTTCATTAGCATTGTTTGGAGGTGCTATGTACAGTGATAAACGTTTAGCAATCGTTTTACCGTTGGTTGCCATGTTTATCAGCGATCTATTCATTCCATATGGATTTATTCCTTCTGTTTACATCAGCTTTGTTGGTATTGTGATCATCGGATTTTTAATGCGTAATAACGTAGGTATTAAAAGTGTTGCCGTTGCAACTGTTGCGGCATCTGTGTTATTCTTTGTTGTGAGTAACTTCTTTGTATGGTATGGAACGACCTTATACCCTAAAAGCGGTGCTGGTTTAATAGAATGTTATGTAGCTGCTATTCCTTTCTTCTGGAATACATTAGCAGGAACTGCATTTTTCAACGTTGTTTTCTTCGGTGGATATTATTTATTAGAAAGAAAATATCCTGTTTTAGCAACAAGATAA
- a CDS encoding nucleotidyltransferase family protein, with translation MKPTLLVLAAGMGSRYGGVKQIDKFGPNGECLMDYSLYDAVKAGFGKVVFIVREEIEKDVRDLFDQKLKNAGVEVEYAIQRLEEPSDVIPAGIERAKPWGTGHAVIAAAANIQTPFAVINADDYYGPEAYKILGDYLSTDLKEGQYSMVGYVLGNTLSDFGSVSRGCCQVDANGNLSEVIERTKIQRNGSGEVEYDDKTGKGILPDNTVVSMNFWGFTPDVFKRFKDRFVDFLNENAQDPKSEYFIPLPVQQMIDDKSAVVKVFENDGTWFGVTYTEDKEFVSNELKKLIAQGVYPEKLWK, from the coding sequence ATGAAACCTACATTATTAGTTTTAGCAGCTGGTATGGGCAGCCGTTACGGAGGTGTAAAACAGATTGACAAATTTGGTCCTAACGGAGAATGCTTAATGGACTATTCTTTATATGATGCTGTTAAAGCAGGCTTTGGAAAAGTTGTTTTTATCGTTCGCGAAGAAATTGAAAAAGATGTTCGTGATCTTTTTGATCAGAAGCTAAAAAATGCAGGTGTTGAAGTTGAGTATGCCATTCAGCGTTTAGAAGAGCCTTCGGATGTAATTCCTGCAGGTATTGAGCGTGCTAAACCTTGGGGTACCGGTCATGCCGTTATTGCTGCGGCTGCTAATATTCAAACTCCTTTCGCTGTAATTAATGCTGATGATTATTATGGACCTGAGGCCTATAAAATTTTAGGTGATTACCTTTCTACAGATCTAAAAGAAGGTCAATATTCAATGGTTGGTTACGTATTAGGAAATACGTTATCAGACTTTGGTTCGGTATCTCGAGGCTGCTGCCAGGTAGATGCAAACGGAAACTTATCTGAAGTTATTGAGCGTACAAAAATTCAGCGCAATGGTAGCGGAGAAGTTGAGTACGATGATAAAACCGGTAAAGGGATATTACCTGATAATACAGTTGTATCCATGAATTTCTGGGGCTTTACTCCTGATGTATTCAAACGTTTTAAAGATCGTTTCGTGGATTTCTTGAATGAAAATGCTCAAGATCCTAAATCAGAATACTTTATCCCTCTTCCTGTACAACAAATGATCGATGATAAATCGGCAGTTGTTAAAGTATTCGAAAATGATGGAACCTGGTTTGGTGTTACTTATACAGAAGATAAAGAGTTTGTTAGCAATGAACTTAAAAAACTGATTGCTCAGGGTGTTTATCCTGAAAAACTTTGGAAATAA
- a CDS encoding sugar MFS transporter encodes MSDSSTSTLAPQRDTQPVSRGLFSPIVIIGVLFFMFGFVTWLNGTLIQFFDLVGEQALLIPFAFFIAYFVLALPSSYILKVTGYKNGMALGLFIMAIGCSLFIPAATTRTFGLFLTGLFIQASGMALLQTACNPYVSILGPIESAANRISIMGICNKLAGIFTIFLGAVILKNATKIEEQLKVTTDAVLKNTMLQELASRLIITYIVLTIVLVVLAIAIKMSSLPEITMEEDEADNSTVASRSSIFQYPHVWLGFICIFVYVGAEVMAGDVIGLYGKSSNIPLEVTKFFTPATLVAMLVGYIVGIITIPKYISQDKALRICAILGAVFTVGAYFASGYMAIAMIVLLGLANSLMWPAIFPLGIDGLGKFTKVGAAILIMGIAGGAIIPLIYGGLYNPKAIFSFLYSPSIDYKLAFLICTFPCYLYILYYAVAGHKVKNPKYL; translated from the coding sequence ATGTCAGACTCTTCAACCTCAACCTTAGCACCTCAACGTGATACACAACCAGTATCTCGTGGCCTATTTTCCCCGATTGTCATAATTGGTGTTCTGTTCTTTATGTTCGGCTTTGTAACATGGCTTAACGGAACACTTATCCAATTTTTTGACTTAGTAGGAGAACAAGCCTTATTAATTCCGTTTGCTTTTTTCATTGCTTATTTTGTTTTAGCATTACCATCCTCTTACATTTTGAAGGTAACAGGCTATAAAAATGGAATGGCTTTAGGATTGTTCATTATGGCAATTGGGTGTTCCTTATTTATTCCGGCTGCAACTACACGCACGTTTGGATTATTCTTAACAGGATTATTTATTCAAGCCTCAGGAATGGCGTTATTACAAACAGCCTGTAATCCATACGTAAGTATTTTAGGTCCCATTGAAAGCGCGGCTAATCGCATTAGCATTATGGGTATTTGCAATAAGTTAGCAGGTATTTTTACTATTTTTCTGGGAGCAGTTATTCTTAAAAATGCTACAAAAATTGAGGAACAATTAAAAGTAACAACAGATGCTGTATTGAAAAATACCATGTTACAAGAACTGGCATCACGTCTAATCATTACATACATCGTTCTAACTATCGTGTTGGTGGTACTGGCCATTGCAATCAAAATGTCTTCACTGCCCGAAATAACGATGGAAGAAGATGAAGCAGATAACAGCACTGTAGCTTCAAGATCGTCAATATTTCAGTATCCACATGTTTGGTTAGGTTTCATCTGCATTTTTGTATATGTAGGAGCCGAGGTAATGGCAGGCGATGTAATTGGGTTGTATGGCAAATCCTCTAATATTCCGTTAGAAGTAACTAAATTTTTTACGCCTGCAACTTTGGTAGCGATGTTAGTAGGTTATATTGTAGGTATTATCACAATTCCTAAATACATATCTCAAGATAAGGCATTGCGAATTTGTGCGATCTTAGGTGCTGTATTTACGGTAGGTGCCTATTTTGCAAGTGGCTATATGGCTATTGCAATGATTGTTTTGCTTGGATTAGCCAATTCATTAATGTGGCCGGCTATATTTCCGCTCGGAATTGATGGTTTAGGGAAGTTTACGAAAGTAGGGGCTGCCATTCTAATCATGGGTATTGCAGGTGGCGCTATAATTCCATTGATATATGGAGGTTTGTATAATCCTAAAGCTATCTTTAGTTTCCTGTATTCACCTTCAATTGACTATAAGCTGGCATTTTTGATTTGTACATTCCCATGTTACCTGTATATTTTATACTATGCGGTTGCGGGACATAAGGTTAAAAATCCAAAATATTTATAA
- a CDS encoding MFS transporter — MPLASVFFFWGFVAASNDILIPVFKKAFDLTQGESQLVAFAFYVAYTVGSLIYMGISVLIKEDLVNKIGYKNGLSVGLVISALGTLLFYPAANTGSFALMLSGLFIVGLGFSLQQTVANPLAIALGPIKTGSQRLTLAGGINNFGTTIGPLIVSFAIFGSNANENTTASIESVKIPYLVLGLAFLVVGILLKFSSLPERPELVEEDDSHDKIIVKKSALQYPQLVMGMIAIFLYVGVEVSTASNLPAYMETELGFLTKDVAPYISLYWASLMIGRWTGAVEAFTENMSLLKILRFVAPYFAFAVFLAVNAIAKHDLTPFYIYALVILVLIGADMASKGNPSRMLLIFSCLGILAIGIGMVTTGMVSVYAFTSVGLFCSTLWPCIFTLAVSGLGKHTSQGSSFLIMMIMGGGFVSVFQGKIAEIIGIQSSYIVGVICFSYLAFYAWKVSKILKAHGINFESKAAAAH; from the coding sequence ATCCCCTTAGCTAGCGTTTTCTTCTTTTGGGGATTTGTAGCCGCAAGTAATGATATCTTAATCCCTGTTTTCAAAAAAGCATTTGATTTAACACAAGGAGAAAGCCAATTAGTAGCTTTCGCTTTCTATGTAGCCTATACCGTTGGTTCTCTAATTTATATGGGAATTTCAGTTTTAATAAAAGAAGACTTAGTAAACAAAATAGGGTACAAGAATGGATTGTCGGTTGGATTAGTTATTTCAGCTTTGGGTACACTGTTATTTTATCCGGCTGCGAATACAGGATCATTTGCCTTGATGTTGTCAGGACTTTTTATAGTAGGGCTGGGATTTTCGCTACAACAAACAGTAGCAAATCCACTAGCAATTGCTTTAGGGCCAATTAAAACTGGTTCACAACGTTTAACACTGGCTGGTGGTATCAACAATTTCGGAACCACAATTGGTCCGTTAATTGTAAGTTTTGCCATTTTTGGTTCCAATGCCAATGAGAACACTACTGCCAGTATTGAAAGTGTAAAAATCCCTTATCTTGTGTTAGGACTTGCATTTTTAGTAGTGGGGATTTTATTAAAATTCTCATCATTACCTGAGAGACCAGAACTGGTTGAAGAAGATGATTCTCATGATAAAATAATTGTAAAAAAATCGGCTTTACAATACCCTCAATTAGTTATGGGAATGATTGCCATATTTTTATATGTTGGAGTTGAAGTGTCTACAGCTAGTAATTTACCTGCTTATATGGAAACGGAATTAGGGTTTTTGACCAAAGATGTAGCTCCCTACATTTCTTTATATTGGGCAAGTTTAATGATTGGTCGATGGACTGGGGCAGTTGAAGCCTTTACTGAGAATATGAGCCTCTTAAAAATATTGCGTTTTGTTGCCCCTTACTTTGCTTTTGCAGTGTTTTTGGCCGTAAATGCTATAGCTAAGCATGACTTAACTCCTTTTTATATATATGCATTAGTGATTTTGGTATTAATTGGAGCAGATATGGCAAGTAAAGGAAATCCTTCTAGAATGTTATTAATTTTTTCTTGTTTAGGTATTTTAGCTATTGGCATTGGTATGGTAACTACTGGAATGGTCAGTGTTTATGCATTTACTAGCGTTGGTTTATTTTGCAGTACTCTTTGGCCTTGTATCTTTACCTTGGCAGTAAGTGGACTAGGTAAACACACAAGTCAAGGAAGTAGTTTCCTTATCATGATGATTATGGGAGGTGGTTTTGTTAGTGTATTCCAAGGTAAAATCGCCGAAATTATCGGAATCCAAAGCAGTTACATTGTTGGTGTTATTTGCTTTTCTTATTTAGCGTTTTATGCTTGGAAAGTAAGCAAAATTTTAAAAGCACACGGTATTAATTTCGAATCTAAAGCTGCTGCAGCTCACTAA
- a CDS encoding DUF2905 domain-containing protein gives MNSETGKIIIGIGLIILLIGIIIYFFYDKLHWIGNLPGDIRFEKGNVRFYFPITTMILVSIVLSLIVQIIKRLF, from the coding sequence ATGAACAGTGAGACCGGAAAGATTATAATTGGAATTGGTTTAATCATCCTATTGATCGGTATAATTATCTATTTCTTTTATGATAAACTTCATTGGATAGGTAATTTACCAGGTGATATTCGTTTTGAAAAAGGAAATGTGAGGTTTTATTTTCCAATAACTACAATGATCCTTGTTAGTATTGTACTTTCATTAATTGTTCAAATCATTAAGCGTTTGTTTTAA
- a CDS encoding S46 family peptidase, producing the protein MKKYLLSIPLGVSLVISSAFTPPVSVNPPDEGMYPLSEIKKLDLKKAGLKINQSDIYNPNGLSLIDALVQISGCSGSFVSNEGLIITNHHCAFSAVQLASTPEHNYLENGFVAKTREQEIEAKGLTVRITDSYEDVSTKILNAAAATNDPAERIRIIQNKSTELEREAEAQDKTIKAQVSEMFMGKSYVLFKYKTIKDIRLVYIPQRSVGEFGGETDNWVWPRHTGDFSFVRAYVGKDGSSAAYSKDNVPYKPKKFLKVNPKGVNENDFVFILGYPGRTFRHRPAQYLEYQEKYLLPYISDLYTFENQSMEEASTGNVGLQLKQATRIKRNANRLKNYQGKLQGLRSIGLVEQKRAEDDDMQKFINGDPKLSQQYGSLLQNIDNLYKDVFADAQRDLWLSELYSSTNLLGIANALSILKKQTEAAPNKTLYFQQNKERFKKVVDGLYDSFVLESDKKIFNRMMLDGFKLPQEQRVDAVQRLLLMDTGIETSAKEATNHILTTSLKDSEFTAKLLNSSTEKELLAFDEPIMSFVNQVNEQTAVLDPIKQKREGTLNKLMGDYVTVKELYKKKDFIPDANSTLRLTYGYVRGYTPVDATYYSPFTGIKGIIEKGATGNPEFKYPDVIRELYQKKDFGMFKNPKADDVPVALLYNMDTTGGNSGSPIMDANGNLIGVNFDRAYSATINDFAWNESYSRSIGVDIRYVLWVAQKVDKADFILTELGVK; encoded by the coding sequence ATGAAGAAATATTTATTAAGCATTCCTTTGGGAGTAAGTCTTGTTATTTCATCGGCATTTACTCCGCCAGTAAGTGTAAATCCGCCTGATGAAGGGATGTATCCATTGAGTGAGATTAAAAAACTCGACCTTAAAAAAGCAGGTCTGAAGATCAACCAATCCGACATTTATAACCCCAACGGTCTTAGCCTTATTGATGCTTTGGTACAAATAAGCGGTTGTAGCGGTTCATTTGTTTCAAACGAAGGTTTAATCATAACTAATCACCATTGTGCCTTCAGTGCAGTACAATTAGCCAGTACCCCTGAACATAATTACCTTGAAAACGGTTTTGTTGCTAAAACACGTGAGCAGGAAATTGAAGCAAAAGGTTTAACAGTAAGAATTACTGATTCTTATGAAGATGTTTCTACGAAGATATTAAACGCTGCAGCTGCAACCAACGATCCTGCAGAACGTATTCGTATCATACAGAATAAAAGTACCGAATTAGAGCGTGAAGCTGAAGCTCAGGATAAAACAATAAAAGCCCAGGTTTCAGAAATGTTCATGGGTAAATCATATGTATTATTCAAGTATAAAACCATAAAAGACATTCGTCTTGTATATATTCCTCAACGTTCGGTTGGTGAGTTTGGTGGTGAAACAGATAACTGGGTATGGCCACGCCACACCGGCGATTTCTCGTTTGTAAGAGCTTATGTTGGAAAAGATGGTTCATCTGCTGCTTATTCAAAAGATAACGTACCATATAAACCTAAGAAGTTCTTAAAAGTAAATCCCAAAGGTGTAAACGAAAACGACTTTGTTTTCATTTTAGGATACCCAGGACGAACATTCCGTCACCGTCCGGCTCAGTATCTTGAATACCAGGAAAAATACCTTCTACCCTACATTTCTGATCTGTATACTTTTGAAAACCAGTCGATGGAAGAAGCCAGCACAGGAAATGTTGGTTTGCAACTAAAACAAGCTACGCGTATCAAAAGAAATGCAAACCGCTTGAAAAATTATCAGGGTAAACTTCAAGGGTTACGTTCAATTGGTTTGGTGGAGCAAAAACGTGCGGAAGATGATGACATGCAAAAGTTCATCAACGGAGATCCTAAGTTAAGCCAACAATACGGATCTCTATTACAAAACATTGACAATCTGTACAAAGATGTGTTTGCAGATGCACAGCGCGACTTATGGTTATCTGAGCTTTATAGCAGTACTAACTTGTTAGGAATTGCAAATGCATTAAGTATTCTAAAAAAACAAACTGAAGCTGCTCCAAATAAGACGCTATATTTCCAGCAAAATAAAGAGCGCTTTAAAAAAGTTGTTGATGGCTTATACGACAGCTTTGTATTGGAGTCAGATAAAAAGATATTTAACAGAATGATGTTAGATGGATTTAAGCTCCCTCAAGAACAAAGAGTTGATGCTGTTCAACGTTTACTATTAATGGACACAGGAATTGAAACCAGTGCCAAAGAAGCAACTAACCACATTTTAACCACATCATTAAAAGATTCTGAGTTCACTGCAAAACTTTTAAACAGCAGTACTGAAAAAGAATTATTAGCCTTTGATGAACCTATTATGAGTTTCGTTAATCAAGTTAACGAACAAACGGCTGTTCTTGATCCAATCAAGCAAAAACGTGAAGGAACACTTAATAAGCTCATGGGCGATTATGTTACTGTTAAAGAATTGTATAAGAAAAAGGATTTTATTCCTGATGCCAATAGTACATTACGCTTAACCTACGGTTATGTACGTGGTTACACCCCTGTTGATGCAACTTATTATTCACCTTTTACAGGTATTAAAGGAATAATTGAAAAAGGAGCTACCGGAAATCCGGAGTTTAAATATCCGGATGTAATTCGTGAACTATATCAGAAAAAAGATTTTGGAATGTTCAAGAATCCTAAAGCTGATGACGTACCGGTTGCCTTATTATATAACATGGATACCACCGGAGGTAACTCAGGTAGTCCGATCATGGATGCAAACGGTAATCTTATCGGTGTAAACTTTGATCGTGCATACAGTGCAACAATTAACGACTTTGCTTGGAACGAAAGTTATAGCCGTTCAATTGGTGTTGATATTCGTTATGTATTATGGGTTGCCCAGAAAGTGGATAAAGCCGATTTCATTTTAACTGAATTAGGTGTTAAATAG
- a CDS encoding GAF domain-containing protein, protein MAEDLKIIDSTDKKQQYESLVPQLKGLLSGEDDLIANLANVAAALKQAFNFFWVGFYLVKDNELVLGPFQGPIACTRIGFGKGVCGTSWKQQEIIIVDNVEEFPGHIACSSLSKSEIVVPVLKNGIVVAVLDIDSDELAQFDETDATYLEQIVSLLKF, encoded by the coding sequence ATGGCTGAAGACCTCAAAATCATCGATTCTACCGACAAAAAGCAACAATATGAATCTCTGGTACCGCAGCTTAAAGGACTGTTAAGTGGCGAAGATGATCTTATTGCGAACCTGGCTAATGTCGCTGCGGCGTTAAAACAGGCGTTTAATTTTTTCTGGGTCGGATTTTACCTTGTTAAAGATAATGAATTGGTATTAGGGCCTTTTCAGGGTCCAATTGCTTGTACCAGAATTGGTTTCGGAAAAGGAGTGTGTGGTACATCATGGAAACAACAAGAAATTATTATTGTTGATAATGTTGAAGAATTTCCGGGTCACATCGCTTGTAGTTCACTTTCTAAGTCAGAAATTGTTGTTCCTGTACTGAAAAATGGAATTGTTGTAGCGGTTTTAGACATTGATAGTGATGAGCTGGCTCAGTTCGATGAAACCGATGCTACTTATCTTGAACAGATCGTTAGCTTGCTGAAGTTTTAA
- a CDS encoding DNA-3-methyladenine glycosylase gives MELVNGIRKKLAEDFYLRDDVVQISRDLLGKYLYTKINGVVTGGMITETEAYRAPLDRASHAYNLRRTARTETMFMHGGTSYVYLCYGIHSLFNVVTNYKDIPHAVLIRSIEPTDGINVQLERRKLKKVEPRLSSGPGALAQALDITRKQNALSLDSDEIWIENNDVLIDPGNITATTRIGVDYAGEDAKLPWRFYITDNIFVSKKIKAAKL, from the coding sequence TTGGAATTAGTAAACGGAATACGAAAAAAACTCGCTGAAGATTTTTATTTGCGTGATGATGTAGTACAAATCAGTCGCGACCTCTTAGGAAAATACTTGTATACAAAAATAAACGGTGTTGTAACAGGAGGGATGATTACTGAAACGGAGGCCTACCGTGCACCGCTTGACAGAGCTAGTCATGCTTATAATCTCCGACGTACTGCACGTACAGAAACAATGTTCATGCACGGCGGTACTTCGTATGTTTACCTGTGCTATGGAATCCATTCGCTTTTTAATGTGGTTACCAATTACAAGGATATACCTCATGCAGTGCTTATACGATCTATTGAGCCTACTGATGGTATTAACGTTCAGCTCGAAAGAAGAAAATTGAAAAAAGTGGAACCTCGTCTATCTTCGGGACCCGGAGCATTAGCGCAGGCTCTTGATATCACCAGAAAACAAAATGCATTAAGTCTCGATTCAGACGAAATATGGATCGAAAACAATGATGTTTTAATTGATCCGGGAAATATTACGGCAACAACAAGGATAGGAGTGGATTATGCTGGAGAAGATGCAAAATTACCTTGGCGTTTTTACATTACTGATAATATATTTGTCAGTAAGAAAATAAAAGCTGCTAAATTGTAG
- the kynU gene encoding kynureninase: protein MNFENTLSFAQNLDQLDTLHSFRNEFLIPKHNGKDIIYLCGNSLGLQPKSTKTQIESLLNQWENFAVEGWFTKGVEWLHFHEEMQQSLAKICGAKPVEVTPMNNLTVNLHLMMVSFYRPTKQRYKILMEARAFPSDQYAIDSQVQFHGFNPEDAIIEMEPRAGESLLRTEDILATIDQHKGELALVLMGGINYLTGQLFDMEVITKHAKQYSITVGFDLAHAMGNVPLKLHDWGVDFAMWCSYKYMNSSPGGISGIFVHENNFNNKELHRFAGWWGYEKDTRFLMTRKFKPESGAEGWQVSTSQMLLLAAHKASLALFDRAGFDNLRAKSELLTAYLEFIIDQVNAKAGKILYEIVTPRDKKQRGCQLSIIAHHPVPKKVFEKLVENGVIGDWREPNVMRFAPVPLYNTFEDVYRFGELLLTV from the coding sequence ATGAATTTTGAAAACACATTGAGTTTTGCCCAAAATTTGGATCAGCTAGATACATTACATTCATTTCGCAACGAATTCTTAATTCCAAAACATAACGGAAAAGATATTATCTACCTGTGTGGTAATTCTTTAGGTCTTCAACCTAAATCAACCAAAACGCAAATTGAATCCCTATTGAATCAATGGGAGAATTTTGCAGTAGAAGGTTGGTTTACTAAAGGAGTTGAGTGGTTGCATTTTCATGAAGAAATGCAGCAATCTCTAGCTAAAATCTGTGGCGCTAAACCTGTTGAGGTTACTCCAATGAATAACCTTACAGTTAACCTTCATTTAATGATGGTTAGTTTTTACCGTCCGACAAAGCAACGATATAAAATTCTGATGGAAGCCAGGGCTTTCCCTTCTGATCAGTATGCAATTGATAGTCAGGTTCAGTTTCACGGGTTTAATCCTGAGGACGCAATTATTGAAATGGAGCCTCGTGCTGGCGAATCGCTTTTAAGAACGGAAGATATTTTAGCTACAATTGATCAACATAAGGGTGAACTGGCTTTGGTATTAATGGGTGGTATTAATTACCTGACAGGACAGTTGTTTGATATGGAAGTAATCACCAAGCATGCAAAACAATATTCTATTACAGTAGGGTTTGATTTGGCACATGCAATGGGTAATGTTCCTTTAAAACTGCATGACTGGGGTGTTGATTTTGCCATGTGGTGTTCTTACAAGTATATGAATTCGAGTCCGGGAGGAATTAGCGGCATTTTTGTTCACGAAAATAATTTCAATAATAAAGAACTGCATCGTTTTGCCGGTTGGTGGGGTTATGAAAAGGATACCCGCTTTTTAATGACACGAAAGTTTAAACCGGAGAGTGGGGCAGAAGGGTGGCAGGTTAGTACCTCGCAAATGTTATTGCTTGCTGCTCACAAGGCGTCTTTAGCTCTATTTGATCGTGCAGGTTTTGACAACTTACGTGCTAAAAGCGAATTGTTAACGGCTTACCTTGAATTTATTATTGACCAGGTTAATGCTAAGGCTGGTAAAATTCTGTATGAAATTGTAACTCCTCGCGATAAGAAACAACGCGGGTGTCAGCTATCGATCATTGCTCATCATCCTGTGCCTAAAAAGGTTTTCGAAAAGTTAGTTGAAAATGGTGTTATTGGCGACTGGCGTGAACCAAATGTGATGCGTTTTGCTCCGGTGCCGCTGTACAATACTTTTGAAGATGTGTATCGCTTCGGAGAGCTACTGCTTACTGTATAA
- a CDS encoding 6-pyruvoyl trahydropterin synthase family protein, with product MARIRITKYFNFETAHALYGYDGKCRNVHGHSYELYVTVVGDAINDATHVKNGMVMDFGDLKKIVKTEIVDIFDHATVLNKNSPHIKLAGQLMEHMERVLLTDYQPTCENMLADFANRIMKRLPDNVKLYSLKLHETPTSFAEWFASDNGITV from the coding sequence ATGGCGAGAATAAGAATTACCAAATATTTCAACTTTGAAACCGCTCATGCTTTATACGGGTACGACGGTAAATGCAGAAACGTGCATGGCCATAGTTATGAATTATATGTAACAGTGGTTGGAGATGCAATTAATGATGCAACGCATGTAAAAAACGGGATGGTGATGGATTTCGGTGATCTGAAAAAGATCGTTAAAACTGAGATTGTTGATATTTTTGATCATGCGACTGTGCTTAACAAAAATTCACCTCATATTAAATTGGCGGGTCAGCTTATGGAGCATATGGAACGTGTTCTTTTAACAGATTACCAACCTACCTGCGAAAATATGCTTGCCGATTTTGCCAACCGGATCATGAAGAGATTGCCGGATAATGTTAAACTCTATTCATTAAAGCTTCACGAAACTCCAACATCGTTTGCTGAGTGGTTTGCAAGTGACAATGGAATAACCGTATAA